From Chryseobacterium joostei, the proteins below share one genomic window:
- a CDS encoding sugar transferase — protein sequence MNQYKYWKILFDFIFAIILTVFLMPLLIILFIIASFDTSSNGIFFQKRIGQYGKVFTIFKFKTIHQKTKNCSRIGQVLRKFKLDELPQLFNIVKGDMSFVGPRPDIEGYYDKLKGNDRRVLELKPGLTCEASIVYRDEENLLKKQEDPLKYNDEVLFPHKVKMNLEYLEHLSFKNDIKILLNTLLIIVK from the coding sequence ATGAATCAGTATAAATATTGGAAAATTCTTTTTGATTTTATCTTTGCGATAATTCTGACTGTTTTTCTGATGCCACTACTGATTATTTTATTTATCATTGCGAGCTTTGACACATCTTCTAATGGTATTTTTTTTCAAAAAAGAATTGGACAATATGGAAAGGTTTTTACCATTTTTAAGTTTAAAACAATTCACCAAAAAACAAAGAATTGTTCCAGAATCGGACAAGTTCTCAGAAAGTTCAAACTAGATGAACTTCCTCAACTGTTCAATATTGTAAAAGGAGATATGAGCTTTGTTGGGCCGAGACCTGATATCGAAGGATACTATGATAAACTTAAAGGTAATGATAGGAGAGTATTGGAATTAAAACCTGGATTAACCTGTGAAGCAAGTATAGTATACAGAGATGAAGAAAATCTTTTGAAAAAACAAGAAGATCCCTTGAAGTACAATGATGAAGTATTATTTCCGCATAAAGTAAAGATGAATCTGGAATATCTGGAACATTTGTCTTTTAAAAATGATATTAAAATTCTTTTGAACACCCTGTTAATTATAGTAAAATAA
- a CDS encoding MBL fold metallo-hydrolase yields MFTVQKFENTPIDSVTYIITNPENNLAIVIDPGTENDDRLLDYFEKNAVIPKFIFLTHEHFDHILGVNYLRSQFPEIEVIASDKTSERLPNPKKNLAIFHNQINLVVQQADILINEGKFSWINLNFEVFRTPGHTDSSISISLENSFFSGDFLLQGSRIVTNLPTGSKKQYQESIEKYDHLLKGLTIYPGHGESYIYE; encoded by the coding sequence ATGTTTACAGTACAGAAATTTGAAAATACACCAATAGATTCTGTTACTTATATTATCACTAACCCTGAGAATAATCTAGCAATTGTTATTGATCCGGGTACTGAAAATGATGATAGACTATTGGATTATTTTGAAAAGAATGCTGTAATTCCCAAATTTATTTTTTTAACTCATGAGCATTTTGATCATATTTTAGGAGTTAATTATTTACGTAGTCAGTTTCCTGAAATTGAGGTAATTGCCTCTGATAAAACCTCGGAGAGATTACCCAATCCAAAAAAGAATCTTGCTATATTTCACAATCAAATTAATTTGGTAGTACAGCAGGCAGATATTTTAATAAATGAGGGGAAATTCTCTTGGATTAATTTAAATTTCGAAGTTTTTAGAACTCCGGGGCATACAGATTCTTCAATAAGCATATCTCTAGAAAATTCCTTTTTTTCAGGAGATTTTTTACTTCAAGGAAGTCGGATTGTGACCAATTTGCCAACAGGATCCAAAAAGCAATATCAAGAAAGTATAGAAAAATATGATCACTTGTTAAAAGGTTTGACAATCTATCCGGGACATGGTGAATCTTATATTTACGAGTAA
- the porX gene encoding T9SS response regulator signal transducer PorX codes for MSEKILWIDDEIDLLKPHIVFLEKKGYLVTPVNNVNEALELMDSEKFALTLIDENMPGISGLEAIPMIKEKDNSLKIVMVTKSEEEHIMEEAIGSQIADYILKPVNPNQILLSLKKNLQEDNLVEQKTILQYQQEFRNLSMELSYLRTYQEWAEYYKKILSWEIKFDKVADNEFADLLQSQKEEANIQFAKFIEKNYEHWLTDSDKPMMSHTLFKEKVKPEVEKDKVLLLMVDNLRYDQWKVIEPLFTKYYNKVSEDYYYSILPTATQYARNSFFAGLMPSEIEKRFPEKWFNDNEEGNKNEFERDFLEDQMKRIGIGNKSMKYLKVLNADFERKIYDDFNQHKNNDLLVIVYNFIDILSHAKTDNHIVDQLIRDDKTFRSLTFNWFENSSLLKIIKAAAENGYKLVITTDHGTVYVKKPSKVVGDRETSTNIRYKTGKSLTYDDSDVWAITNPEKLFLPKGNLSSKYIFAKNNIFLAYPKNYNHFVNYYKETYQHGGISLEECIIPISVLEPK; via the coding sequence ATGTCAGAAAAGATATTATGGATAGATGATGAAATAGATTTACTTAAACCTCATATCGTATTTTTAGAGAAAAAAGGTTACCTGGTAACCCCTGTTAACAACGTGAACGAGGCTTTGGAACTTATGGATTCAGAAAAATTTGCTTTAACGCTCATTGATGAAAACATGCCTGGCATTTCCGGGTTGGAAGCCATCCCTATGATCAAGGAAAAAGATAATTCCTTAAAAATAGTAATGGTGACCAAAAGTGAGGAGGAACACATTATGGAAGAAGCTATCGGCTCTCAGATTGCCGATTATATATTAAAGCCTGTCAATCCTAATCAAATATTACTTTCCTTAAAAAAGAATCTTCAGGAAGACAACCTGGTAGAACAAAAAACCATTTTACAATATCAACAGGAATTCAGAAATCTTTCCATGGAACTTTCTTACTTGAGAACATACCAGGAATGGGCTGAATATTATAAGAAGATCCTTAGCTGGGAAATTAAATTTGATAAGGTTGCAGATAATGAGTTTGCAGATCTTCTACAATCTCAAAAAGAGGAAGCCAACATCCAGTTTGCGAAGTTTATTGAAAAAAATTATGAACACTGGCTGACTGATTCTGACAAGCCAATGATGAGCCACACACTTTTCAAAGAAAAGGTAAAGCCTGAAGTTGAAAAGGATAAAGTACTCTTATTGATGGTAGACAACCTTCGTTACGATCAATGGAAAGTTATTGAACCTTTGTTCACGAAGTATTATAATAAGGTTTCTGAGGATTATTACTACAGTATTCTTCCTACTGCAACACAATATGCAAGAAACTCTTTCTTTGCAGGGTTAATGCCATCAGAGATTGAAAAACGTTTCCCTGAAAAATGGTTTAATGACAATGAAGAAGGAAACAAGAATGAATTTGAACGTGATTTCCTGGAAGATCAGATGAAAAGAATTGGCATTGGAAACAAATCTATGAAGTACCTTAAAGTACTAAATGCTGATTTTGAAAGAAAAATCTATGATGATTTTAATCAACATAAAAACAATGACCTTCTGGTGATTGTATATAACTTTATTGATATTCTTTCTCACGCAAAAACCGACAATCATATTGTAGATCAACTTATTCGTGATGATAAAACTTTCCGATCACTAACCTTTAACTGGTTTGAAAATTCTTCGTTGCTGAAGATCATTAAAGCTGCCGCTGAAAATGGTTACAAACTAGTCATTACAACTGACCACGGAACTGTTTACGTTAAAAAACCAAGTAAAGTTGTTGGAGACAGAGAAACCTCTACTAATATCCGATATAAAACCGGTAAAAGCTTAACGTATGATGATAGTGATGTATGGGCTATTACCAATCCGGAAAAACTTTTCCTTCCAAAAGGAAACCTAAGCTCAAAATATATCTTTGCTAAAAACAATATATTCCTGGCTTATCCAAAGAACTACAATCATTTTGTAAATTACTATAAAGAAACCTACCAGCATGGTGGAATTTCACTGGAAGAATGTATTATTCCGATCAGTGTTTTAGAGCCCAAGTAA
- a CDS encoding aminotransferase class I/II-fold pyridoxal phosphate-dependent enzyme codes for MSEKIWLSSPHMGGNELKYINEAFEENWVAPLGPNVNGFEEDLEKFLGRNTKVAVLSAGTAALHLALIECGVQHGDEVICQSMTFSASANPIAYCGADPVFIDSEPETWNMCPKALKEAIEDRIQKGKKPKAIIVVHLYGMPAKMEQIVAIAEEYQIPIIEDAAEALGSTYKGQACGTFGRFGVLSFNGNKIITTSGGGALVCHTQEDKDKTVFLSTQARDNAPHYQHSHIGFNYRMSNIVAGIGRGQMEVLNNRVEARRAMHDFYVETFKNINGVTVFSEPESDFYSNHWLSAIIVDPELTGKDREGLRMAFLEDNIESRPLWKPMHLQPVFANAPYYGGNISEKLFDNGLCLPSGSNLSDEDRERILKVINSYFGS; via the coding sequence ATGTCTGAAAAAATTTGGCTTTCCTCTCCACATATGGGAGGTAATGAATTAAAATATATCAACGAAGCTTTCGAAGAAAACTGGGTAGCACCACTAGGTCCTAATGTGAACGGGTTTGAAGAAGACCTTGAGAAGTTTTTAGGAAGAAATACAAAAGTAGCCGTTCTTTCTGCGGGTACAGCAGCGCTTCACCTTGCCCTTATAGAATGCGGTGTACAACACGGGGATGAAGTAATCTGTCAATCAATGACATTCTCTGCATCTGCCAATCCTATTGCATATTGTGGAGCTGATCCCGTATTTATTGATAGCGAACCAGAGACATGGAACATGTGTCCTAAAGCTTTAAAAGAAGCTATTGAAGACAGAATACAAAAAGGCAAGAAGCCTAAGGCTATCATTGTTGTTCATTTATATGGTATGCCTGCAAAAATGGAACAAATTGTTGCCATTGCAGAAGAATATCAAATTCCAATCATTGAAGATGCTGCGGAAGCTTTAGGTTCTACTTATAAAGGGCAAGCTTGTGGAACATTTGGACGTTTCGGTGTGCTGAGCTTCAACGGAAATAAAATCATTACAACTTCAGGTGGTGGAGCTTTGGTTTGTCACACACAGGAAGATAAAGATAAAACCGTTTTCCTTTCAACACAGGCAAGAGATAATGCCCCTCATTACCAGCACTCTCATATTGGTTTCAATTATAGAATGAGTAATATTGTAGCAGGTATCGGAAGAGGGCAAATGGAAGTTCTTAATAACAGAGTGGAAGCACGCAGAGCTATGCATGACTTTTATGTAGAAACTTTCAAAAATATAAATGGAGTAACCGTATTTTCTGAACCGGAAAGTGACTTTTATTCAAATCACTGGCTTTCAGCAATCATTGTAGATCCTGAACTTACTGGGAAAGACAGAGAAGGATTACGCATGGCATTTTTAGAAGATAATATTGAGTCTAGACCACTTTGGAAACCAATGCACTTGCAGCCTGTTTTTGCAAATGCTCCATATTATGGTGGAAATATCTCTGAAAAGTTATTTGATAATGGACTATGCCTGCCTTCAGGTTCTAATTTGTCAGACGAAGACAGAGAAAGAATATTGAAAGTAATCAATTCCTATTTCGGATCTTAA
- the rfbC gene encoding dTDP-4-dehydrorhamnose 3,5-epimerase: MKIKETPLKDCYIIEPTVFEDDRGYFFEKYNEKRFEELTGMNGHFVQDNISKSSYGVLRGLHLQKGEHAQAKLVSCLEGSVWDVAVDLREDSPTFGKWFGIELTAENKLQLYVPRGFGHGFSVLSTHAVFSYKCDNFYNKESEGSVKFNDPDIGIDWKIDEKDAVLSEKDENAPSFKEKNF; the protein is encoded by the coding sequence ATGAAAATAAAAGAAACTCCACTTAAAGATTGTTACATTATAGAACCTACTGTATTCGAAGATGATAGAGGTTACTTCTTTGAAAAATACAATGAAAAAAGGTTTGAGGAGCTTACCGGTATGAATGGCCATTTCGTTCAGGACAATATTTCAAAGTCTTCTTATGGTGTATTAAGAGGATTGCACCTTCAGAAAGGAGAACATGCACAAGCCAAATTGGTATCATGCCTTGAAGGGAGTGTATGGGATGTTGCAGTAGACCTTCGAGAAGATTCTCCAACTTTCGGTAAGTGGTTTGGTATTGAACTTACAGCCGAAAACAAGTTACAGCTTTATGTTCCTAGAGGTTTTGGACACGGATTTTCTGTATTAAGCACCCATGCTGTTTTTTCTTATAAATGCGATAATTTTTATAATAAAGAATCAGAAGGCAGTGTGAAGTTTAATGATCCTGATATAGGTATAGACTGGAAGATCGATGAAAAAGATGCCGTTTTATCTGAGAAAGATGAAAATGCACCGAGTTTTAAAGAAAAAAACTTTTAA
- a CDS encoding septal ring lytic transglycosylase RlpA family protein: MMKRFILVIIMMISSLGIYSFTNNALDAKKTSYASYYHDKFNGRKTASGEIFDNSKFTAANRTLPFGTNVKVTNLKNGKEVIVRINDRGPFHSSRSLDMSKAAFDEIGDINHGTIPVEYEIVD; this comes from the coding sequence ATGATGAAAAGATTCATTCTCGTAATCATAATGATGATTTCAAGCTTAGGTATTTATTCATTTACGAATAACGCCTTAGATGCGAAAAAAACAAGTTATGCATCGTACTACCACGATAAATTTAACGGTAGAAAAACTGCTAGCGGAGAAATCTTTGATAACTCAAAGTTTACTGCAGCAAACAGAACGCTTCCTTTTGGAACAAACGTTAAGGTTACTAACCTTAAGAATGGTAAAGAAGTAATAGTGAGGATCAATGACAGAGGACCTTTCCATTCATCAAGATCTTTAGACATGTCTAAAGCTGCGTTCGATGAGATCGGAGATATCAACCATGGTACAATTCCGGTCGAATATGAAATTGTCGATTAA
- the rimO gene encoding 30S ribosomal protein S12 methylthiotransferase RimO, with translation MRTKSVGKKKINVVTLGCSKNVYDSEVLMSQLKANGKEVVHEDRGDIVVINTCGFIDNAKEESINTILDYVEAKNRGEVEKVFVTGCLSERYKPDLVREIPDVDQYFGTRDLPILLKHLGADYKHELVGERLTTTPKHYAYLKISEGCDRPCSFCAIPLMRGGHISTPIEKLVSEAQKLAKKGTKELILIAQDLTYYGLDLYKKRALGDLLKELVKVEGVEWIRLHYAFPSGFPEDVLDIIREEPKVCNYIDIPLQHINSDLLKSMKRGTTHEKTDALLAKFREKVPDMAIRTTLIVGYPGETEERFQELKDWVREQKFDRLGCFTYSHEENTTAHVLEDDIPQEVKEARVEEIMELQSQISWEKNQEKVGKTFRCVFDRKEGNYFIGRTEYDSPDVDNTVLVSAEDTYISIGEFADVRITSAEEFDLYGELA, from the coding sequence ATGCGTACAAAATCTGTAGGGAAGAAGAAAATCAATGTAGTTACTCTTGGATGTTCCAAGAATGTATATGATTCTGAAGTATTAATGAGCCAGCTAAAAGCCAATGGTAAGGAAGTGGTTCATGAAGACCGCGGAGATATTGTGGTTATCAATACTTGTGGATTCATAGATAATGCAAAAGAAGAATCCATCAATACTATCCTTGATTATGTTGAAGCCAAAAACAGAGGTGAAGTAGAAAAGGTATTTGTTACTGGTTGTCTTTCCGAAAGATATAAACCAGATTTGGTGAGAGAAATTCCTGATGTAGACCAGTATTTTGGAACAAGGGATCTTCCTATTTTATTAAAGCATCTTGGTGCAGATTACAAACATGAATTGGTTGGGGAGAGATTAACAACTACTCCAAAGCACTATGCATACCTCAAAATTTCTGAGGGCTGTGACAGACCATGTTCTTTCTGTGCAATTCCATTGATGAGAGGAGGTCATATTTCTACACCTATCGAAAAACTAGTATCTGAGGCTCAGAAATTAGCGAAAAAAGGAACAAAAGAATTAATTCTTATTGCCCAGGACCTTACTTATTACGGTTTGGATCTTTATAAAAAACGTGCATTAGGAGATTTATTAAAAGAACTGGTAAAGGTAGAAGGAGTGGAGTGGATACGTCTTCATTATGCTTTTCCAAGCGGATTTCCGGAAGATGTTTTAGATATTATCCGTGAAGAGCCTAAAGTTTGTAACTATATAGATATTCCACTTCAGCACATTAATTCTGACTTGTTGAAATCCATGAAGAGAGGAACAACCCACGAAAAAACAGATGCTCTTTTGGCTAAGTTCAGAGAGAAAGTTCCCGATATGGCTATTAGAACAACCCTTATTGTTGGATATCCGGGGGAAACGGAAGAAAGGTTCCAGGAACTTAAGGATTGGGTTAGAGAACAGAAATTTGACAGATTAGGATGCTTCACATATTCGCATGAGGAAAATACTACTGCACACGTATTAGAGGATGATATTCCACAGGAAGTAAAAGAAGCAAGAGTAGAGGAAATCATGGAGTTGCAGTCTCAAATTTCTTGGGAAAAGAACCAGGAAAAAGTAGGTAAGACATTCAGATGTGTTTTTGATCGTAAAGAAGGAAACTATTTTATCGGAAGAACAGAGTACGATTCTCCGGATGTAGATAACACTGTTTTAGTCTCAGCAGAAGATACCTATATCTCCATTGGAGAATTTGCGGACGTAAGGATTACTTCAGCAGAAGAATTTGACTTATATGGTGAATTAGCCTAA
- a CDS encoding acetyltransferase yields the protein MFLYGANGHGKVVAEIAEENKVSIEAFIDIDFHKQVFLGYNVMHEIPSNTLDMIISIGDNMTRREIAHKNHNINYLTLSHPSANISLRTTIDKGTVIMAGVSINSGVDIGKHCIINTNSSIDHDCKIGDFAHISPNAALAGNVVVGEGTHIGLGASIIQNINIGKWCTIGAGSVILQDIPDGGVVVGNPGRVIKINSLNN from the coding sequence ATGTTTTTATATGGAGCTAACGGACATGGAAAAGTTGTTGCTGAGATAGCAGAAGAAAATAAAGTATCAATAGAAGCATTTATTGATATAGACTTTCATAAACAAGTATTTTTGGGCTATAATGTAATGCATGAAATTCCAAGCAATACCTTAGATATGATAATTTCTATTGGTGATAATATGACTAGACGAGAGATAGCCCATAAAAATCACAATATTAATTATTTAACATTGTCCCATCCTAGTGCAAATATATCATTACGTACTACTATTGATAAGGGAACTGTTATTATGGCAGGCGTATCCATTAATTCCGGAGTGGATATTGGAAAACACTGTATTATTAATACAAACTCATCTATAGATCATGACTGCAAAATTGGTGATTTTGCCCATATTTCACCAAATGCTGCTTTAGCAGGAAACGTAGTGGTAGGAGAAGGTACACATATTGGATTAGGAGCTTCAATTATTCAAAATATTAACATTGGAAAATGGTGTACTATTGGGGCAGGAAGTGTAATTTTACAGGATATCCCGGATGGAGGAGTTGTCGTTGGGAATCCAGGTAGAGTGATTAAAATAAACAGTCTTAATAATTAG
- a CDS encoding MliC family protein — MKRTIFITATLTALFLTSCNKEKSATDSAATTTDSIASKPSDSAAVSGSKDEIVKSTSKDSSGKTLDMTFNNTKNTATVVFNKETIELQGQKPASGIWYKNDHYELRGKGEEIELTKDGKTVFKK; from the coding sequence ATGAAAAGAACCATTTTTATCACAGCAACACTTACGGCATTATTTTTAACTTCATGTAATAAAGAAAAGAGTGCAACAGATTCTGCAGCTACAACTACAGACAGTATTGCGTCTAAACCATCTGATTCAGCAGCTGTTTCCGGAAGTAAGGATGAAATTGTAAAAAGTACATCTAAAGACAGCAGTGGAAAAACATTGGACATGACTTTCAATAACACTAAAAATACTGCTACAGTAGTTTTTAACAAAGAAACGATTGAATTACAGGGACAAAAGCCTGCATCTGGAATCTGGTATAAGAATGACCATTATGAACTTAGAGGAAAAGGTGAAGAAATTGAACTGACAAAAGACGGTAAAACAGTTTTTAAAAAATAA
- a CDS encoding S41 family peptidase: MRKYLFFILLFLSLHFSAQILSENQKLESLCKVWGFLKYYHPHVAKGNINWDEQLIKKINEFENIHDKIALNNLYSAWINSLGKVDECKDCLQTDNKTYFLKNFDLSWIDNPSIFTENTAQKLHYIESNRNIGNNHYIGKGGRKIYFRNENSYGSRFTSKSISLLELFRYWNYVEYFFPYKYETDQNWNDVLREMIPKFLAVQNDKDYHLTLAELVAKIDDSHAFLFSTLISLNQYGNKKLPVEYSYAEGKLIITKINTNRFHEKTPFYVGDVIYDVNGKTIPEMVNSYGKYISASNSWGKVNKVKSKLLFNNMDSISVKLERDGQNMEVVAKTYFLKDIIVKKNPVPQKWKFLDQEKKIGYVNMGVITKEDLDEMYRNLRATNSIIFDLRNYPKLTILPLSEILLPQTTVYYQFNFPETNYPGKFYSRKNSIGKKNPNYYKGNVIVLVDENTQSQAETTTMMFKQHPKAKIIGSNTSGANGDIIKFKLAGLDTCFTGLGAYYPDGRETQRIGIIPDILIKPTVDGIKNGKDEVLERALMYIKNNE; encoded by the coding sequence ATGAGAAAATATCTTTTTTTCATTTTATTATTTTTAAGTCTACATTTTTCCGCCCAGATTTTATCTGAAAATCAAAAACTGGAATCCCTCTGCAAGGTTTGGGGATTTTTAAAATATTATCATCCACATGTGGCAAAAGGAAATATTAATTGGGATGAACAGCTTATCAAAAAAATCAATGAGTTTGAAAATATCCATGATAAGATTGCACTCAACAACTTATACTCTGCATGGATTAACAGTTTGGGAAAAGTAGATGAATGTAAAGATTGTTTACAAACAGACAACAAGACTTATTTTTTGAAAAATTTCGATCTAAGCTGGATAGACAATCCCAGTATATTTACAGAAAATACTGCTCAAAAGCTTCATTATATTGAAAGCAACCGCAATATTGGGAATAATCATTATATAGGAAAAGGTGGAAGAAAAATATACTTCAGAAATGAAAATTCCTATGGATCACGATTTACTTCAAAATCAATCAGTTTGTTGGAACTTTTCAGATACTGGAATTATGTAGAATATTTCTTCCCTTATAAATATGAAACCGATCAAAACTGGAATGATGTTCTGAGAGAAATGATCCCAAAATTTCTTGCTGTTCAGAATGATAAAGATTATCACTTAACTTTAGCAGAATTGGTAGCAAAAATAGATGATTCCCATGCCTTTCTTTTTTCAACACTAATAAGCCTTAATCAATATGGAAACAAAAAACTTCCTGTGGAATATTCTTATGCAGAGGGAAAATTAATCATAACAAAAATCAATACCAATCGATTTCATGAGAAAACACCTTTCTATGTGGGAGATGTTATTTATGACGTTAACGGCAAAACCATACCGGAAATGGTCAACAGTTATGGAAAATATATTTCTGCGTCTAATTCCTGGGGAAAAGTAAATAAGGTAAAAAGTAAACTTCTTTTCAATAATATGGATTCTATTTCCGTTAAGTTGGAAAGAGATGGACAGAATATGGAAGTCGTGGCCAAAACATATTTCCTTAAAGATATTATCGTTAAGAAAAATCCAGTCCCTCAAAAGTGGAAATTTCTGGATCAGGAAAAGAAAATTGGGTATGTTAATATGGGAGTGATCACCAAGGAAGATCTGGATGAGATGTACAGAAATCTAAGGGCTACAAATTCCATTATTTTTGATCTTCGAAATTATCCTAAACTGACAATTCTGCCTTTAAGTGAAATTTTGCTTCCACAAACAACTGTTTATTACCAATTCAATTTTCCGGAAACTAATTATCCCGGTAAATTTTACAGCAGAAAAAACAGTATCGGAAAAAAAAATCCTAACTACTATAAGGGAAATGTAATAGTTTTGGTAGATGAGAATACTCAAAGTCAGGCTGAAACTACCACTATGATGTTCAAACAACATCCAAAAGCAAAGATAATCGGAAGTAATACTTCGGGGGCCAACGGAGATATTATCAAATTTAAGCTTGCGGGTCTGGATACATGCTTTACCGGCCTTGGTGCTTATTATCCGGATGGTAGAGAAACCCAAAGAATTGGGATCATTCCCGATATCCTCATAAAGCCTACAGTGGACGGAATCAAAAATGGAAAGGATGAAGTGTTGGAAAGGGCTTTGATGTATATAAAAAACAATGAATAA
- a CDS encoding exodeoxyribonuclease III translates to MKLITYNVNGIRAAFTKDFLGWLKTADPDIICIQESKAGNDQIDIESLEKSGYHSYWHSAVRKGYSGVGIASKIKPNHVEYGCGIESYDNEGRIIRADFDGYSVISVYVPSASNIERLEFKMQFCHDFLAYIKSLKKEIPNLIISGDFNICHEAIDIHNPEGLKNVSGFLPMEREWMTNFMNECELIDSFRFFNNDPDNYTWWSYRQNSRARNKGWRLDYNFTSYSLKDKLSRAVILKEAVHSDHCPALLELNL, encoded by the coding sequence ATGAAATTAATCACCTATAATGTCAATGGAATAAGAGCAGCTTTCACCAAGGATTTTCTGGGCTGGCTAAAAACTGCAGACCCGGATATTATCTGCATTCAGGAAAGCAAGGCCGGAAATGACCAGATAGACATCGAAAGCCTTGAAAAATCAGGATACCATAGTTATTGGCATTCAGCAGTAAGAAAAGGCTATAGCGGCGTCGGAATCGCCTCAAAAATAAAACCTAATCATGTAGAGTATGGCTGCGGTATTGAAAGCTATGATAATGAAGGGAGAATCATCCGTGCAGATTTTGACGGATACTCTGTAATTTCAGTGTATGTTCCCTCTGCTTCCAATATTGAAAGGCTTGAATTTAAAATGCAGTTTTGTCATGACTTTCTGGCATATATCAAAAGTTTAAAAAAAGAAATCCCAAATCTTATCATATCCGGAGATTTCAATATTTGTCATGAGGCAATTGACATTCACAATCCTGAGGGACTAAAGAATGTTTCAGGATTTCTTCCTATGGAAAGAGAATGGATGACCAATTTTATGAATGAATGTGAACTCATAGATAGTTTCAGGTTTTTTAATAATGATCCTGACAATTATACATGGTGGAGCTATAGACAAAATTCAAGGGCTAGAAACAAAGGCTGGCGATTGGATTATAACTTTACTTCTTATAGTTTAAAAGATAAGCTTAGCAGAGCTGTTATTTTAAAGGAAGCAGTACACTCAGACCATTGTCCTGCTTTATTAGAATTAAATCTATAA
- a CDS encoding acetyltransferase, producing MKQIIFIGGGAVASEVISYLEDIQKLNPDQKFSIHGFLNDDVEDFKLKSEKYGFDAPYLGTIADHHFSSDFAYIFGFASPEGKSKIVSELDLESLDFPNIIHPSVVISKSAKLGKGNVVYPNTVIGPNCKIENFNLITSYSFISHDCEIGSFNFLSTAGLAGNVKIGEKNFFGIRSTVIPSIAIGSNNTIQAGMVIDKNVTDNETVFYRYKEKVTIIKQ from the coding sequence ATGAAGCAAATTATTTTTATAGGTGGTGGTGCGGTAGCGTCGGAAGTTATTTCATATTTAGAGGATATTCAAAAACTAAATCCTGACCAAAAATTTTCTATTCATGGATTTTTAAATGATGATGTGGAAGATTTTAAATTAAAGTCCGAAAAATATGGATTCGATGCTCCTTATTTAGGAACCATTGCAGATCATCATTTTTCATCAGATTTTGCTTATATTTTTGGTTTTGCAAGTCCAGAGGGTAAAAGCAAAATTGTAAGCGAACTGGACCTTGAAAGTTTAGACTTTCCTAATATTATCCATCCTTCAGTAGTAATATCCAAATCAGCAAAATTAGGAAAAGGAAATGTTGTCTACCCAAATACAGTGATCGGTCCAAATTGTAAAATAGAAAACTTTAATCTTATTACATCTTATAGTTTTATTAGCCATGATTGTGAAATAGGAAGTTTTAATTTCTTATCTACTGCAGGTCTGGCAGGAAATGTAAAAATAGGAGAGAAAAATTTTTTTGGAATTAGAAGTACTGTTATTCCATCTATAGCAATTGGTTCTAATAATACAATTCAAGCAGGAATGGTCATTGATAAAAATGTAACAGATAATGAAACTGTTTTTTACAGATATAAAGAAAAGGTAACCATAATTAAACAATAG